The Amylolactobacillus amylophilus DSM 20533 = JCM 1125 genome contains a region encoding:
- a CDS encoding SpaH/EbpB family LPXTG-anchored major pilin, whose amino-acid sequence MKLIKKLVTGLMILLVALGSSPLEVFALPNNELTEWPREATNDVARNLPEPPAPIDTVNLKQMFNYPILDYTGLPGNPDYRWKETWRPDELKVIKSLKGYVPDDDSSVAVITRDAPWQAGVMWSQESNKINLAEPFHMISYVYLGSRGQAEKNVDGNRRAGADGITFTIHNDNKTPVASTSGSDHNTGVNAYGALGNGLGVYGSNFSANTASTSNNTADMRQGVTNGIALEFDTFYNHNNTTQHSDNDLWQFVRDKERSNPNLGHIGINYLNNLQDNKANEDTLTINKSKQFSTDTYNDNTMIKHSDMLSVGWNSNVKNLDPTYGWQVEGAEQKLADDKWHRLEVEWEPNTTTKTEGKLTYKIYRQGHTGKRNISKIYDTSKDGTDVLEKTVTVDVGTVFHVDDIYNTVYWGFSGSTGYYQNNQAIQMLQLPVNYYTAEMSKVDQDGNPVSGARFQIEKKDENGNWIVQKFYNPKTSGYVDTLETGSKDMEIYDGVFQSLGKIKLTQLTYGTYRWKETSAPDGYEMKQTYFPDEKGFVVNYENHTVTTEAENKKLYQLELTKTDSDTKQPLNDVPFIISKTVKTENENDKQYYLKLNADTTGFEWTEDKTVAKQFLTGKSYLLGQDGTVTEQIGEAGKIIVKYFPDAPNLSWKEVSVPAGYDSSGPLTGDFTPSTNGYVYSATQTNKPKDFVLTLEKLSSTFQKTLQGVEFKLYDSDDSAGEPDFSTLPLIDTVTTGDDGKIVLNNGQIKADNTYYLVESQTVEGFIQLKGYFTITTDKLKGFTTVTYTRKAETDESPPFKFTSTSTDTSYAGTLEIYNKRKSTLPTTGGNGILGYVGIGLTMAIVALLFFIARKRIFKCLIILIVATSGLAGFAGDTQVVSAQEQEQEQVQLEVNRLVYQPSDTQYKSGVPVAGAKLEVVDVTKSFYELVNRQKLSLKEAQEAVSKSNKIDGQSLAVATTDQSGLVRFTVPKTSQQRPAVYLIRELVTPVAVTKMENMVVVLPILDESGNEKSLISLFPKSHGIFTFDKTIDEKQSSYSFGKPIPYRLSTIIPQDMTNLSSYEIEDVYDQGLRFISESLEIFIDGEKQSDSIKAVSLSENKFRVVFDVAKLADFGGKKLEVTYQMVIKDTAAIDQDLVNTATLYPGDLTPLVDRENVQTGGFRFIKRAAEGKQNPLAKATFVIKNPTDDTVLTYKEGKYQFEKVATNASGVVRLTSDDDGYFEIRGLRYGEYLACEIRAPSGYVLQDKPTAFTVGVSTYSQGPVLSIFNVKKPKIRLPETGTVVTSTAFVGLLIMASSLVMIRKRKDN is encoded by the coding sequence TTGAAATTAATAAAGAAATTAGTGACGGGGCTGATGATTCTTCTTGTAGCTCTTGGGAGTAGTCCGTTGGAGGTGTTTGCACTACCGAATAATGAGCTTACTGAGTGGCCAAGGGAAGCTACTAACGATGTTGCAAGGAACTTGCCAGAACCTCCAGCACCAATAGATACTGTTAACTTAAAACAAATGTTCAATTACCCTATACTGGATTATACTGGTCTGCCTGGTAACCCGGATTATAGGTGGAAAGAAACTTGGAGGCCTGATGAATTAAAAGTAATTAAAAGTCTTAAAGGATATGTGCCCGATGATGATAGCTCGGTTGCGGTCATCACTCGTGATGCACCGTGGCAAGCTGGGGTAATGTGGAGCCAAGAGTCCAATAAGATTAATCTCGCTGAGCCATTTCATATGATATCCTATGTCTATTTAGGGTCTAGGGGGCAAGCGGAAAAAAATGTTGATGGAAATAGGAGAGCCGGTGCTGACGGGATCACCTTTACCATTCACAATGATAATAAAACTCCAGTAGCTTCTACCTCTGGTAGCGATCATAATACAGGAGTTAATGCATACGGAGCTCTTGGGAATGGTCTAGGGGTATATGGTTCCAACTTTAGTGCCAATACAGCATCAACTTCAAATAACACGGCTGATATGAGGCAAGGTGTTACCAATGGTATCGCATTAGAATTTGATACTTTCTATAACCATAATAATACAACCCAGCATTCTGACAACGACTTATGGCAGTTTGTTAGAGACAAGGAACGTTCGAACCCTAACTTGGGGCATATAGGTATCAACTATCTGAATAATCTTCAAGATAATAAGGCGAACGAAGATACTCTTACGATAAATAAGTCTAAACAATTCAGTACGGATACTTATAATGATAATACGATGATTAAGCATAGTGACATGCTATCTGTTGGTTGGAATAGTAACGTTAAGAATTTGGATCCGACTTATGGTTGGCAGGTTGAGGGCGCAGAACAAAAATTAGCGGATGACAAGTGGCACCGTTTAGAAGTGGAGTGGGAGCCGAACACTACCACTAAGACGGAAGGGAAATTGACCTACAAAATTTACCGACAAGGTCACACAGGGAAGCGAAATATATCCAAGATATATGATACCTCTAAAGATGGGACAGATGTCCTTGAAAAGACAGTGACAGTTGATGTTGGAACTGTATTTCATGTTGATGATATATATAATACAGTGTATTGGGGATTCTCAGGTTCAACTGGTTATTATCAGAACAACCAAGCTATTCAGATGTTGCAACTACCTGTGAACTATTATACTGCAGAAATGAGTAAAGTTGATCAAGATGGAAATCCGGTTTCTGGTGCACGTTTCCAAATCGAAAAAAAGGATGAGAACGGTAACTGGATAGTACAAAAATTTTACAATCCTAAAACTTCTGGTTACGTGGATACCCTGGAGACCGGTTCAAAAGATATGGAAATATATGATGGGGTATTCCAAAGTCTTGGAAAGATTAAGTTGACTCAATTGACCTATGGAACGTATCGCTGGAAGGAAACCTCAGCGCCTGATGGCTACGAGATGAAACAGACATATTTTCCGGATGAAAAAGGGTTTGTTGTTAATTATGAGAATCATACAGTCACAACAGAAGCCGAAAACAAAAAGTTGTATCAACTGGAACTGACCAAAACAGATAGTGATACGAAGCAGCCTTTGAATGATGTGCCTTTTATTATATCAAAAACAGTAAAAACAGAAAATGAAAATGATAAGCAGTATTATTTGAAATTAAATGCTGACACTACGGGTTTTGAGTGGACAGAAGATAAAACAGTTGCAAAGCAGTTCTTGACTGGAAAGTCTTATTTGTTGGGACAAGATGGAACTGTTACTGAGCAAATTGGAGAGGCAGGTAAAATTATTGTCAAATATTTCCCTGATGCACCAAATCTTTCATGGAAAGAGGTTTCAGTACCTGCGGGATATGATTCTTCTGGTCCGCTGACAGGAGATTTCACACCAAGCACAAATGGATATGTTTACTCGGCAACTCAAACCAACAAACCTAAAGATTTTGTATTAACGCTTGAAAAGTTATCGTCTACCTTCCAAAAAACGCTACAAGGTGTGGAATTTAAACTATATGATAGTGATGATAGTGCAGGTGAGCCTGACTTTTCAACTCTGCCCCTGATAGATACCGTAACAACAGGTGATGACGGAAAAATTGTTTTGAATAACGGACAGATTAAAGCAGATAATACTTATTATCTAGTTGAAAGTCAGACAGTAGAGGGTTTCATTCAATTAAAAGGTTACTTTACCATCACAACCGATAAATTGAAAGGTTTCACAACAGTCACCTATACGAGGAAGGCTGAAACTGATGAAAGTCCTCCATTTAAGTTTACAAGCACATCTACTGACACATCCTATGCTGGTACCTTGGAAATCTACAATAAGAGGAAATCAACCCTACCAACAACCGGTGGAAATGGCATTTTAGGCTATGTTGGTATTGGCTTGACGATGGCCATCGTAGCTCTTCTATTTTTCATAGCGAGAAAACGTATCTTCAAATGTTTGATCATCCTTATAGTAGCGACATCTGGTCTAGCTGGTTTTGCAGGGGACACGCAAGTAGTGTCTGCTCAGGAACAGGAACAGGAGCAGGTACAACTTGAAGTAAATCGTCTGGTTTATCAGCCGAGTGATACGCAGTATAAGTCTGGAGTACCAGTTGCTGGTGCTAAACTTGAGGTTGTGGATGTGACCAAGAGCTTCTATGAACTCGTCAATCGTCAGAAATTAAGTCTGAAAGAGGCGCAGGAAGCAGTGAGTAAAAGCAACAAGATTGATGGACAATCGCTTGCTGTAGCAACTACGGATCAATCTGGTTTAGTTCGCTTCACGGTTCCGAAAACCAGTCAACAGCGCCCCGCGGTTTATCTCATACGGGAATTGGTTACACCTGTAGCAGTGACGAAGATGGAAAATATGGTGGTTGTTCTACCTATATTGGATGAAAGTGGTAATGAAAAGTCACTCATATCTTTGTTTCCAAAGTCACATGGAATATTTACTTTTGATAAAACAATTGACGAGAAACAGTCTAGTTATAGCTTTGGTAAGCCGATACCCTATCGCTTATCAACAATCATTCCGCAAGACATGACGAATTTATCGTCCTATGAGATAGAAGATGTCTACGATCAGGGCTTGCGATTTATTTCTGAAAGTTTGGAGATTTTTATTGACGGAGAAAAACAGTCAGATAGTATCAAAGCTGTAAGTCTGTCAGAAAATAAATTTAGAGTAGTGTTTGATGTAGCCAAATTGGCAGACTTTGGTGGGAAAAAACTTGAAGTAACCTATCAAATGGTTATTAAGGATACTGCGGCTATTGACCAAGATTTGGTCAATACGGCAACCCTTTATCCAGGAGATTTGACCCCGTTGGTCGATAGAGAAAATGTCCAAACAGGAGGTTTTCGATTCATCAAACGTGCAGCTGAGGGGAAACAAAATCCCTTAGCCAAGGCAACTTTTGTTATCAAAAATCCTACTGACGATACGGTCCTCACCTACAAGGAAGGAAAGTATCAATTCGAAAAGGTAGCTACAAATGCATCTGGGGTTGTTCGTTTAACTTCGGATGATGATGGCTATTTTGAGATAAGAGGATTGAGATATGGCGAGTATCTTGCCTGTGAGATACGAGCACCTTCTGGTTATGTCTTACAAGACAAACCAACTGCATTTACTGTTGGGGTTTCAACTTATTCCCAAGGTCCGGTCTTATCGATATTTAACGTCAAAAAACCGAAAATTCGATTGCCAGAAACGGGTACCGTTGTAACATCAACCGCATTTGTGGGATTGTTGATAATGGCTTCATCACTTGTGATGATTAGGAAAAGAAAAGATAACTAA
- a CDS encoding DUF3165 family protein, translating to MFYLILAMLLVLFYIFAAPNNIRGTINLMVAVFVLVALFIALLLVFLKVLEFSSHVWVAIIMFMIAFWAMWDIHHLDKPNTKRSSRTKRDTY from the coding sequence ATGTTTTATCTAATCTTAGCCATGTTGCTGGTGCTATTTTATATCTTTGCAGCACCAAACAATATTCGAGGAACCATTAATCTCATGGTTGCAGTATTTGTTTTGGTAGCACTTTTTATAGCCCTCTTATTAGTTTTTTTAAAGGTTTTAGAATTCTCTTCTCATGTCTGGGTTGCCATTATCATGTTCATGATTGCATTCTGGGCTATGTGGGATATTCATCATTTAGATAAACCAAATACCAAACGTTCATCAAGAACGAAGAGAGATACCTACTAA
- a CDS encoding cytidine deaminase family protein encodes MKTNNVWQELYDQARGVQNGRDVSPFIYAGGVGAAIMTVDVHVYTGVSIDTACSLGMCAERNAIANMLTHGESKIARVVAVMPNGKPGSPCGACREYLMQLDEHSSEIEILLDIETMTTTTLGEIVPAWWGEERFLENN; translated from the coding sequence ATGAAAACAAATAATGTTTGGCAAGAGCTCTATGATCAGGCTAGAGGTGTTCAAAATGGCCGTGATGTTTCACCATTCATCTACGCAGGTGGAGTCGGCGCTGCCATTATGACGGTTGATGTGCATGTCTACACGGGGGTGAGTATTGACACTGCCTGTAGCCTAGGAATGTGTGCTGAGCGAAATGCGATTGCTAACATGCTGACCCACGGCGAGAGTAAAATTGCGCGAGTTGTCGCAGTGATGCCAAACGGAAAGCCCGGTTCGCCCTGCGGAGCTTGTCGTGAATATTTGATGCAGTTGGACGAACATAGTAGTGAGATCGAAATACTTTTGGATATTGAGACCATGACGACGACCACTTTAGGCGAAATTGTACCCGCCTGGTGGGGCGAGGAGCGATTTCTAGAGAATAATTAA
- the rplS gene encoding 50S ribosomal protein L19 — MNLLINELTKSQLKTDVPDFRPGDTVRVHVRVVEGTRERIQMFEGVVIKRKGTGISATYTVRKISSGVGVERTFPVHTPRVAEIEVVRRGAVRRAKLYYLRNLHGKAARIKEARRK, encoded by the coding sequence ATGAACCTATTGATTAATGAATTGACTAAAAGTCAATTAAAGACCGACGTCCCAGACTTTCGTCCTGGTGATACTGTTCGAGTACACGTACGTGTTGTCGAAGGTACACGTGAACGGATCCAAATGTTTGAAGGCGTTGTGATCAAGAGAAAAGGTACTGGAATCAGCGCAACATACACTGTTCGCAAGATTAGTAGTGGTGTTGGTGTTGAACGTACTTTCCCAGTTCACACACCTCGTGTAGCTGAGATTGAAGTCGTTCGTCGTGGTGCTGTACGTCGTGCTAAACTTTACTACTTACGTAACCTTCATGGTAAGGCTGCTCGTATTAAAGAAGCTCGTAGAAAATAG
- a CDS encoding DUF305 domain-containing protein, protein MNKYAKFVLMIVFSTVVMFGMMYLNVASVDHVFFSQTRLFMALMMGAVMAIIMLLFMRKMYHNKKVNGMIFLTSVAIFCLSLFMVRSQTAVDDVRWMKAMIPHHSIAVLTSENAQLSNPEVKALAEKIISAQQAEISQMKELIEELESDKR, encoded by the coding sequence ATGAATAAATACGCGAAATTTGTCCTCATGATTGTCTTCTCAACGGTAGTAATGTTTGGCATGATGTATTTGAATGTCGCGTCAGTCGATCATGTATTCTTCAGCCAAACCCGATTGTTCATGGCACTCATGATGGGTGCCGTTATGGCCATTATTATGTTGCTCTTCATGCGTAAGATGTACCACAACAAGAAGGTCAATGGCATGATCTTTTTGACTAGCGTGGCGATCTTTTGTTTGTCACTCTTTATGGTCAGAAGTCAGACAGCGGTCGACGATGTGCGGTGGATGAAGGCGATGATTCCTCATCACTCGATTGCTGTATTAACAAGTGAGAATGCGCAATTGTCTAATCCCGAAGTAAAGGCTTTGGCCGAGAAAATCATTTCCGCCCAACAGGCAGAAATTTCTCAAATGAAGGAACTAATTGAAGAGCTCGAATCAGATAAAAGATAG
- a CDS encoding YbaN family protein, with protein MKKYIFLTLGAITFVIGTLGIFLPVLPTTGFYLLTGFFWMRSSDKMYKKLTSFKGYQKYVTPFLQKKMTQKERRHMFIMMGIVFLISVIFVPYWWIKIILVVTYVSLVIGLSIYLNKKPIKQLKSPTTKQPNPEIRVNSTVIKSFVTDDEI; from the coding sequence ATGAAGAAATATATTTTTCTGACGTTAGGGGCAATTACGTTTGTTATCGGTACCCTGGGGATTTTCCTCCCTGTACTCCCAACCACCGGTTTCTATTTGTTGACAGGTTTCTTCTGGATGCGCAGTTCTGACAAGATGTACAAGAAACTAACGAGTTTCAAGGGCTATCAAAAGTATGTCACACCTTTCCTCCAGAAGAAGATGACGCAAAAAGAACGACGACACATGTTTATCATGATGGGAATTGTCTTCTTAATTTCGGTCATCTTTGTTCCCTACTGGTGGATCAAAATAATTTTGGTTGTGACCTACGTTAGCTTGGTGATTGGCCTAAGCATTTATTTAAACAAGAAACCGATTAAGCAGCTGAAATCACCCACCACAAAGCAACCTAATCCGGAAATTAGGGTAAATAGCACGGTCATTAAATCGTTCGTGACAGACGATGAAATCTAG
- the trmD gene encoding tRNA (guanosine(37)-N1)-methyltransferase TrmD, with product MKINVLTLFPEMFTALDYSVVGKSRENEIVNLNLINFRDFAKNIHHSVDDAPYGGGPGMVLQVQPIADALASIKQPGRVVITAPQGKPFKQAVAREWSKEDNLTFLCGHYEGFDQRIYDMATDVVSIGDFVLTGGELPTMAMIDATTRLLPGVLGNETSADDESFSDGLLEYPQYSRPANYHGQEVPPVLISGDHAKIAAWRERESLKQTLLHRPDLLAQKQLTRAQEIILSDIKIELADELASTD from the coding sequence ATGAAGATTAATGTTCTAACCCTTTTTCCAGAGATGTTTACGGCCCTTGACTACTCCGTTGTTGGTAAGTCTCGGGAGAACGAAATCGTTAACTTAAATTTGATTAACTTTCGTGATTTTGCGAAGAACATCCATCACAGTGTAGATGATGCTCCTTATGGTGGCGGACCTGGCATGGTACTGCAGGTGCAACCAATAGCTGATGCCCTTGCATCAATTAAGCAGCCCGGGCGGGTAGTTATCACTGCCCCACAAGGTAAACCATTCAAGCAAGCAGTCGCTCGTGAGTGGTCAAAAGAGGACAATCTCACATTTTTATGTGGTCATTACGAAGGATTCGACCAACGGATCTACGACATGGCAACCGACGTGGTATCTATTGGGGACTTTGTGTTAACGGGTGGAGAACTACCTACCATGGCGATGATTGACGCCACTACCAGACTTTTACCAGGCGTATTGGGCAATGAAACCTCTGCTGACGATGAATCATTTAGCGATGGTTTGTTAGAGTATCCGCAGTATTCCCGGCCTGCTAACTATCATGGGCAAGAGGTGCCACCGGTCCTCATCAGTGGGGATCACGCGAAGATTGCTGCGTGGCGCGAACGCGAATCCTTGAAGCAGACGTTACTTCATCGTCCAGATCTGCTCGCACAAAAGCAACTTACACGTGCACAAGAAATTATCTTGAGTGACATTAAGATCGAGCTCGCAGACGAGCTAGCCTCGACGGACTGA
- the rimM gene encoding ribosome maturation factor RimM (Essential for efficient processing of 16S rRNA), translated as MSEFYEIGKIVNTHGLRGDVKVIPNTDFIEERFAQKAKVFIKFQNNMIPATVKTVKSVKNFLLVTFSEFDDINQVEQYKGSNLYVSDAQLHDLTENSYYYHEIIGLKVIDEITKQVYGTVSEILAPGANDVWVVDEGNGKSFMLPFIKDVVKRVDLEQQVVEVELMEGLRDED; from the coding sequence ATGAGCGAATTTTACGAGATAGGAAAAATTGTCAATACGCACGGATTACGCGGCGATGTCAAAGTGATTCCGAATACCGACTTCATTGAGGAGCGTTTTGCCCAGAAGGCTAAGGTGTTCATCAAGTTTCAGAACAACATGATTCCGGCCACGGTCAAAACCGTCAAGTCAGTTAAAAATTTCTTGCTGGTGACATTTTCCGAATTTGATGATATCAATCAGGTTGAGCAGTATAAGGGTTCTAACCTATATGTTTCCGATGCGCAACTGCATGATTTAACCGAAAATAGCTACTATTACCATGAAATTATCGGACTCAAGGTGATTGATGAGATAACTAAGCAGGTTTATGGTACCGTCAGTGAGATTCTTGCACCTGGAGCAAACGACGTTTGGGTCGTCGACGAGGGTAATGGCAAGTCGTTTATGCTTCCTTTCATCAAAGATGTCGTGAAGCGGGTCGATCTCGAGCAGCAAGTAGTTGAGGTCGAGCTAATGGAAGGATTACGCGATGAAGATTAA
- a CDS encoding D-alanine--D-alanine ligase family protein codes for MSKLTVAILFGGASEEHDVSIKSARTVAENIDTNKYEPIYIGITRDGRWLLADKPNNEFDHENAVPVILAPDESIHGLIALHKEQHQIIRIDAVFAMLHGKTGEDGSIQGLFELARIPYVGCDIESSVLCRDKTLTYMMSNRAGLKTPTHWALEEGEQVDSSKFTYPVFVKPARSGSSFGVNKVHNESELQAAIDDARIYDNKVLIEEAVPGVEIGVSVLGNGAELTTGEIDQINLTHGFFKIHQEKNPNRNSNDATIVVPAPISRELSDSIKETAKKIYRSFGCAGLARIDMYLQEDGSLVMNEINTMPGFTSYSRYPAMMAAAGMEMTELLDKLITLALER; via the coding sequence ATGAGTAAATTAACTGTGGCAATTCTATTTGGTGGTGCATCTGAGGAACACGATGTTTCAATTAAATCAGCTAGAACAGTAGCGGAGAACATTGATACCAACAAGTACGAACCGATCTACATTGGTATCACAAGAGATGGCAGGTGGCTGCTAGCAGACAAACCAAATAATGAGTTTGACCATGAGAATGCTGTACCAGTTATTCTCGCACCTGATGAAAGTATTCACGGGCTAATCGCATTACACAAGGAGCAACATCAGATAATCAGAATTGATGCTGTGTTTGCGATGCTCCACGGTAAGACCGGTGAGGATGGCTCTATTCAAGGACTATTCGAATTAGCACGGATTCCGTACGTTGGCTGTGACATCGAGAGCTCCGTCCTCTGCCGGGACAAGACTCTGACCTACATGATGTCAAATCGCGCTGGACTTAAAACACCAACTCATTGGGCTTTAGAAGAAGGCGAACAAGTTGATTCAAGCAAATTTACTTATCCGGTGTTTGTTAAGCCTGCTCGTTCTGGATCGTCCTTTGGTGTGAACAAAGTCCATAACGAATCTGAGCTGCAAGCTGCAATTGATGATGCGAGAATCTATGACAATAAGGTGTTAATCGAGGAGGCTGTTCCTGGGGTTGAGATCGGTGTTTCAGTTCTTGGTAATGGGGCGGAACTCACAACTGGCGAGATTGACCAGATTAACCTAACCCACGGTTTCTTCAAAATTCACCAAGAGAAGAATCCAAATCGTAATTCAAATGATGCTACGATTGTCGTGCCTGCACCAATTTCACGGGAATTGAGTGACTCTATCAAGGAGACAGCAAAGAAGATTTATCGGAGTTTCGGCTGTGCGGGATTAGCCCGGATTGACATGTACTTACAAGAAGATGGCAGCTTAGTGATGAATGAAATCAACACGATGCCTGGTTTCACCTCGTACAGTCGTTATCCCGCAATGATGGCTGCTGCGGGGATGGAAATGACTGAGTTGCTTGATAAGTTAATCACACTTGCACTAGAACGCTAA
- the rpsP gene encoding 30S ribosomal protein S16, translating into MAVKIRMRRMGSKRKPFYRLVVADSRTPRDGRFIEEVGYYNPLSNPKQIKIEEERVLDWLNKGAQPSDTVRSLLSNAGIMKKFHEAKLAARNK; encoded by the coding sequence ATGGCAGTTAAAATTCGGATGCGTCGTATGGGTTCAAAGCGTAAGCCTTTCTACCGTTTAGTTGTTGCAGATTCACGTACACCGCGTGATGGCCGTTTCATTGAGGAAGTTGGCTACTACAACCCATTATCAAATCCTAAACAGATTAAGATTGAAGAAGAGCGTGTATTGGATTGGTTGAATAAAGGTGCACAACCTTCAGATACTGTGAGAAGTTTACTTTCAAATGCTGGTATCATGAAGAAATTCCATGAAGCAAAGTTAGCAGCACGGAACAAGTAA
- the ffh gene encoding signal recognition particle protein, translating to MAFENLSTRIQTALSGLRRKGKITQDDVNEATREIRLALLEADVNFKVVKDFVSAVKTRALGQEVMGSLTPGQQIIKIVDEELTKMMGETAVGLNKSPHIPTIIMMVGLQGTGKTTTAGKLANHLMKTEHARPLLIAADIYRPAAVDQLKVIGEQLSVPVYDEGTSATAETIVTNGLQVAEQNKNDYVIIDTAGRLEIDEQLMTELKNVKQIAHPDNILLVIDAMTGQVATQVAEGFDQSLDVTGVVLTKLDGDTRGGAALSIRAVTGKPIIFTGKGEKLTDLDNFYPDRMANRILGMGDMLSLIEKAQSDYDQEQAEKVAMKMRENTFDFNDFIDQMEQVEKMGPMDEIMKMIPGMANNPALANVSIGEKDIAHLKAIVYSMTPAEREDPDLLNPSRRRRIAAGSGRNVQEVNRMIKQFKQSKEMMQKMSKGNFGDMNQLMGGGLGGKISKMAMNRMAKKVKKNKKKRLKNVKRFKS from the coding sequence ATGGCATTTGAAAATTTAAGTACGAGAATTCAAACTGCGCTGTCTGGCTTAAGAAGAAAAGGAAAGATTACCCAAGATGACGTCAACGAGGCAACGCGTGAGATCAGACTTGCACTGCTTGAAGCTGACGTTAACTTTAAAGTGGTCAAAGATTTCGTCAGTGCCGTTAAGACGCGCGCCCTAGGACAAGAGGTCATGGGCAGTTTGACGCCTGGTCAGCAAATCATCAAGATTGTTGACGAAGAGTTAACGAAGATGATGGGCGAGACGGCGGTTGGTTTGAACAAGTCGCCACATATTCCGACGATTATTATGATGGTTGGGCTACAGGGTACTGGTAAAACTACCACAGCTGGTAAACTGGCAAATCACCTAATGAAGACCGAACATGCGCGGCCACTTTTGATTGCTGCGGATATTTATCGTCCAGCTGCCGTCGATCAATTGAAAGTAATTGGTGAGCAGCTAAGCGTTCCGGTTTATGATGAAGGTACTAGTGCCACAGCCGAAACAATCGTTACGAATGGTCTGCAGGTGGCGGAACAGAATAAGAATGACTACGTGATCATTGATACAGCCGGACGCTTGGAAATTGACGAGCAGTTGATGACGGAGCTCAAAAACGTGAAGCAGATTGCACATCCCGACAACATTCTGCTTGTGATTGATGCGATGACTGGTCAGGTAGCAACACAAGTTGCAGAAGGCTTCGACCAGTCATTAGATGTGACCGGTGTTGTTTTAACCAAGCTTGATGGTGATACACGTGGTGGTGCTGCGCTTTCGATTAGAGCCGTTACTGGCAAACCAATTATCTTCACGGGTAAGGGCGAGAAACTCACGGACTTAGACAACTTCTATCCTGACAGAATGGCTAACCGAATCTTGGGTATGGGTGACATGCTCAGCTTGATCGAGAAGGCTCAATCGGACTATGATCAAGAGCAAGCAGAAAAAGTTGCCATGAAGATGCGTGAAAACACCTTTGATTTCAACGATTTTATTGATCAAATGGAGCAAGTTGAGAAGATGGGCCCGATGGACGAGATTATGAAGATGATCCCGGGTATGGCGAACAATCCAGCGCTTGCTAACGTGTCTATCGGGGAAAAAGATATTGCTCATTTGAAGGCAATTGTCTATTCGATGACACCAGCCGAACGGGAAGATCCAGATTTACTGAATCCATCTAGAAGAAGGAGAATTGCTGCCGGATCAGGCCGAAATGTGCAGGAAGTCAACCGCATGATTAAGCAATTCAAACAGTCGAAGGAAATGATGCAGAAGATGAGTAAGGGTAATTTCGGCGACATGAATCAGCTGATGGGCGGTGGTCTTGGCGGTAAAATTTCCAAGATGGCAATGAATCGTATGGCCAAGAAAGTCAAGAAGAACAAGAAGAAGCGCCTGAAGAATGTTAAACGTTTCAAGTCATAA
- the ylxM gene encoding YlxM family DNA-binding protein → MKIEKNERLTQLFGFYGILLTDIQQQYFSDYYFADLSLAEIAENSSVSRQAIFDNLKRTVKLLEDYEAKLKLAAHFTQIDEGLDVVLAKLEQHELESATTEVRKIKKIIEEN, encoded by the coding sequence ATGAAAATCGAAAAGAATGAAAGACTAACCCAATTGTTTGGGTTTTACGGTATACTATTAACTGATATTCAACAGCAATATTTTAGCGACTATTACTTTGCAGATTTATCACTTGCCGAGATTGCGGAGAACAGTTCGGTTTCACGTCAGGCAATCTTTGACAACTTGAAGCGAACCGTTAAGCTACTTGAAGATTACGAGGCGAAACTCAAGTTGGCCGCCCATTTTACACAAATCGATGAGGGCTTGGATGTGGTGCTAGCCAAACTAGAACAGCACGAGCTAGAATCTGCAACGACGGAAGTAAGAAAAATAAAAAAAATAATTGAGGAGAATTAA